CTTTCCTGGGCCGGCCGGCAATACTTCAGGGCGATGGCGACGGTCCTCGCGCCACGCAAGGCCAATCGCGTCCTCACCGTGTCCGAGTGGACTCGCGCCGACCTGATCGCTCATGGCGTCAGTCCCGAACACGTCGTGGCGGTGCCCCTCGGGGTGGAGCCGGCTTTCGCCGCGCCACTGCCGGATGCGACGCTCTGGCGCCACCTTGACACCCTTGGCGTCCGGCCCCCCTTCATCCTGTACGCCGGGCAGCAGAAGGCCTACAAGAACCTCGCCATCCTGGTCGATGCCTTCGCCGACCTCCTCGCCAGGCACGACGGAACCCGGCCACGGCCGTCGCTCGTCCTGCTCGGTAGGCCCGATGCCAGGTCGGGCCTCACCGAGTGGATAGAGGGGAAAGGGCTTGGAGACGCCATCGTTTGCCCGGGATACCTCGCCGACGAGGAGGCGGTCGTCGCACTCTTCCAGGCAGCCCGTTGCTTCGCCTTCCCCTCGCTGTGCGAAGGATTCGGCCTGCCACCGCTCGAGGCCATGGCCGCCGGCACCCCCGTGGTCTGCAGCGACAGGACCCCACTGGCGGAGACCGCCGGAAGGGCCGCATTCCTGGTCGATCCCCACGATGTGCTAGAATGGTCGCGAGCGCTCGAACAGGCCTTGTGGCAGGAAGAGCGCCGATCGCAGGCGATCCGGGCTGGCCGGCTGCGAGCGGCGCAATTCAGCTGGGATCGGACGATCTCCGCCACGATCGACGTCTACCGCGAGGCCCTGGTCCGGGTGTAGCTCCTACCAAAGTCAAACCCATTTCGGAACTTTTTTCAGGTCTTTCGCAGTGAAGGTCGCGCTCGTCCACGAGTGGCTGACGAACCTGGCCGGTTCGGAGCGGGTGCTGCTTGCCCTGACGAAGCTCTTCCCCCGGGCGCCCGTCTTCACCGCGACTTTCCGGCCCGGGCGCCTGCCTGCCGAGTTCCGGCAACTCGACGTACGCACGACCTTCCTCGATCGCCTGCCCCTGCCGCACCAGGCGCTCTTGCCGCTCATGCCCATGGCGTTCGAGAGCCTGGATCTGCGGGACTACGACCTGGTGATCACCAGCAGTCACGCCTGCGCCAAGGGAGTGCTCACGCGGGCCGACGCCCTCCATGTCGC
This genomic window from Candidatus Tanganyikabacteria bacterium contains:
- a CDS encoding glycosyltransferase family 4 protein, translating into MHVGLDVRMWHHTGIGRYIRALVRHLPGHGVSLTVWGPPAILAEPALDGCARRECDLPVHSLAEQATLPRDIARSGVELFHSPHLNLPLLGDFQRVVTIHDLIPLHHPETLSWAGRQYFRAMATVLAPRKANRVLTVSEWTRADLIAHGVSPEHVVAVPLGVEPAFAAPLPDATLWRHLDTLGVRPPFILYAGQQKAYKNLAILVDAFADLLARHDGTRPRPSLVLLGRPDARSGLTEWIEGKGLGDAIVCPGYLADEEAVVALFQAARCFAFPSLCEGFGLPPLEAMAAGTPVVCSDRTPLAETAGRAAFLVDPHDVLEWSRALEQALWQEERRSQAIRAGRLRAAQFSWDRTISATIDVYREALVRV